GGAAGTTACCGGTATTCGAGCTAACCTTAACTCGGAAACGCGAGAATTTGCTTTGAAAACTACCGACGGTCAAGAATTTATCCAAAAACGCGAAGTTCCTCTTGGTTCTAACTGGCCTGGTCGACAAGCCAATGATCCCCCGCGTCCTTCAGTAGTAGCCGTAAGACGTATAGACAACAACAGTATTGTCTAATTTTTTGGACTTGAGTGATTTATTGTTTCCAGTTTTACAATTTTGCGCTAAAATATGCGTGTGAGTCGCCCAAGTCTAAAAAAAGCATATATACCTATATCTTAAAAATGGCACTCTCAATACCAAGGTGTGAGGAAAACAATATGTCTAAACTATTTTGGCAAGTACTAAAAACAACCCCAGTCCTATTGGGTGCTTCATTATTAACCGCTAACAGCTCTTTAGCCGCTCCAGAAACTAGCCCCGTCAGCAACGAAGGACAAACTCTCGAGCAAATCGAACAATACAACAACGAGCTCGGTGAACCCCTGTCCCAAGTAACCAGCGTTTCCCAACTGCGCGACGTATCTCCTGGAGACTGGGCATTTGAAGCGCTACGTACCTTAGTAGAACGCTACGGCTGTATCGTAGGATATCCCGATCAAACCTTCCGTGGCAATCAGCCCACGAGTCGATATGAATTCGCAGCCGGTTTAAACGCTTGTCTACAACAAATGGAACGCCTCATCGCCGCTAGCGAGGCAGTACTGAGAGAAGATATCGAAAGACTACAACTGCTGATGCAGGAATTCGAAGCAGAACT
This genomic window from Gloeocapsa sp. PCC 73106 contains:
- a CDS encoding iron uptake porin — translated: MSKLFWQVLKTTPVLLGASLLTANSSLAAPETSPVSNEGQTLEQIEQYNNELGEPLSQVTSVSQLRDVSPGDWAFEALRTLVERYGCIVGYPDQTFRGNQPTSRYEFAAGLNACLQQMERLIAASEAVLREDIERLQLLMQEFEAEL